The following are from one region of the Deltaproteobacteria bacterium genome:
- a CDS encoding (d)CMP kinase has product MCGRGPGRGGDRHKRRFRASREGERQDSRHGLGALLPRRKGGRAQRRTGDRGRGLRARRPRTRPHRQPRRPPRGHGHGRRRSGKPRRRDNRRRGLRRRILPGLLRPARRDWGLTDVTGKKRPVIAVDGPSGVGKSTTSSLLARRLGLDYVDTGAMYRAVAVAAADAAVDIDDDAALEAFCEGLDITYDGRSGKTFVNGEDFSSRIREHHVGELASKTSARAPVRRMLTALFRRIASGGGVVMEGRDIGTVVLPHADFKFFLTADPAERARRRHAEMAGKDAAPDLDSVRAAIMERDARDASRADAPLLKADDAVLLDTTAIDAEAVVAKMIEVIEKGRPSWR; this is encoded by the coding sequence ATGTGTGGCCGCGGCCCTGGCCGAGGGGGTGACCGTCATAAGCGGCGCTTCCGAGCTTCGCGTGAAGGAGAGCGACAGGATAGCCGTCATGGCCTCGGCGCTCTCCTCCCTCGGCGTAAAGGTGGAAGAGCGCAGCGACGGACTGGTGATCGAGGGCGTGGGCTCAGGGCGCGGCGCCCTCGGACACGCCCGCATCGACAGCCGCGGCGACCACCGCGTGGCCATGGCCATGGCCGTCGCCGGTCTGGCAAGCCCCGGCGGCGTGACAATCGACGACGCGGACTGCGCCGACGTATCCTTCCCGGGCTTCTTCGACCTGCTCGAAGAGATTGGGGGCTGACGGACGTGACCGGTAAAAAAAGGCCCGTCATAGCCGTCGACGGCCCGAGCGGCGTGGGCAAGAGCACGACGAGTTCGCTCCTTGCCCGGCGCCTCGGCCTCGACTACGTGGACACGGGGGCCATGTACAGGGCCGTCGCCGTCGCCGCCGCCGATGCGGCCGTCGACATCGACGACGACGCGGCGCTCGAGGCCTTCTGTGAAGGCCTCGACATCACCTACGACGGCCGCAGCGGCAAGACGTTCGTAAACGGCGAGGACTTCTCCTCCAGGATCCGCGAACACCACGTGGGAGAGCTCGCCTCGAAGACATCGGCCAGGGCGCCCGTGCGCCGCATGCTCACGGCGCTCTTTCGCCGCATCGCCTCCGGCGGCGGGGTGGTCATGGAGGGACGCGACATAGGCACCGTCGTGCTGCCCCACGCGGACTTCAAGTTCTTTCTCACGGCCGACCCGGCCGAACGCGCCAGGAGAAGACACGCGGAGATGGCCGGAAAGGACGCCGCCCCGGACCTCGACAGCGTGAGGGCCGCCATAATGGAGCGCGACGCAAGGGACGCCTCCCGCGCCGACGCCCCGCTTCTCAAGGCCGACGACGCCGTGCTCCTGGACACCACCGCCATCGACGCCGAGGCCGTCGTGGCGAAGATGATCGAAGTTATAGAGAAAGGACGGCCGTCTTGGAGATAA
- a CDS encoding 4-hydroxy-3-methylbut-2-enyl diphosphate reductase has product MEIIVARASGFCFGVKRAINLAEKRSALGDGEIYTLGPIIHNPQVVKRMEEMGVRVKSSVGEIEGGTVIIRSHGVTYEDLKAASSKGLEVLDATCPFVKKAQALVSSLSGEGYFVVIVGEKEHPEVKGLVSYGGGDIMVAGSAGDLDGMARKKKIGIVAQTTVPHTKLVEVTGRCLALAQEIKVYNTICDATSVRQRESIEIAREVDCMFVVGGRNSANTRRLAEVCRSIRPSTHHIEVASEIEPRWIEGAGKVGVTAGASTPQWIIREVVDRIASIGAGGR; this is encoded by the coding sequence TTGGAGATAATAGTGGCAAGGGCCTCGGGCTTCTGCTTCGGCGTGAAGCGGGCCATAAACCTCGCCGAGAAACGCTCCGCCCTCGGCGACGGCGAGATATATACGCTGGGGCCGATAATACACAACCCACAGGTCGTGAAGAGGATGGAAGAGATGGGGGTGCGCGTGAAGTCGAGCGTCGGCGAGATAGAGGGCGGCACCGTCATAATAAGAAGCCACGGCGTCACCTACGAAGACCTCAAGGCCGCCTCGTCCAAGGGGCTCGAGGTGCTCGACGCCACCTGCCCCTTCGTCAAGAAGGCCCAGGCCCTCGTCTCCTCGCTCTCGGGGGAGGGCTACTTCGTCGTCATAGTGGGAGAGAAGGAGCACCCCGAGGTCAAGGGGCTCGTCAGCTACGGCGGCGGCGATATCATGGTGGCAGGCTCCGCCGGGGATCTCGACGGCATGGCGCGGAAAAAGAAGATCGGCATCGTGGCCCAGACCACGGTCCCGCACACGAAGCTCGTAGAGGTGACGGGCCGGTGCCTGGCCCTGGCACAGGAGATCAAGGTCTACAACACCATATGCGACGCCACGAGCGTGCGCCAGCGCGAGAGCATCGAGATAGCCCGTGAGGTGGACTGCATGTTCGTCGTGGGCGGGCGCAACAGCGCGAACACCAGGCGCCTGGCCGAGGTGTGCCGCTCCATCCGGCCGTCCACCCATCACATAGAGGTCGCCTCCGAGATCGAGCCCCGCTGGATCGAGGGCGCCGGAAAGGTGGGGGTGACGGCCGGCGCCTCCACGCCCCAGTGGATAATCAGGGAGGTCGTCGACAGGATCGCCTCCATCGGCGCCGGAGGACGGTAA
- a CDS encoding 30S ribosomal protein S1, whose amino-acid sequence MMVDEEKSQGEGLETNFAKLFESSVQEIKVGDVVTGRVIQILDDTVMVDIGSKSEGRVRLDEFKGPDGKPTIKEGDEIKVLLLKWEDENGFAVLSKTKADQLKVWDEIVERFDKGENIEGVISQKIKGGFYVDIDGVTAFLPNSQVDLKPVRNPDDYIGKRFEFRILKYSRRKNNVIVSRRKILEEERERLRAETLSKLEEGMIMKGVVKNITDYGAFVDLGGIDGLIHLTDMSWGKITHPSNILSVGDEVNVKVLKFNREDEKISLGLKQTMPDPWLTVDEKYSVGDRVEGRVVNITDYGAFVELEEGLEGLVHISEMSWTKIRHPSQKLKPGDRVEVMILNIDAANRRISLGLKQVEPNPWDEIVRKYPKGSIVRGVVKNITDFGVFVGVEEGIDGLIHISDLSWKKVKHPSELFTKGQEVEAMVLNIDRDAERFSLSTKAVEANPWEGVEERYRPGMIVEGVVTGLADFGAFVEIEDGLEGLVHVSELNRGRQQCGDIKVGDHVAVEVLNVAPLDRKIALSIRDVLVEPEQEQAEAETEAAGEEDAES is encoded by the coding sequence ATGATGGTTGACGAGGAGAAGTCTCAGGGAGAGGGCCTTGAGACCAATTTTGCAAAGCTCTTCGAGAGCAGCGTCCAGGAGATAAAGGTCGGCGATGTCGTAACCGGAAGGGTTATTCAGATATTGGACGATACGGTCATGGTCGACATCGGCTCCAAGTCGGAGGGACGGGTGCGTCTCGACGAGTTCAAGGGGCCCGACGGCAAGCCCACCATCAAGGAGGGCGACGAGATCAAGGTCCTGCTCCTGAAGTGGGAGGACGAGAACGGTTTCGCCGTGCTCTCCAAGACCAAGGCCGATCAGCTCAAGGTCTGGGACGAGATAGTCGAGCGCTTCGACAAGGGAGAGAACATAGAGGGCGTCATCTCTCAGAAAATAAAGGGCGGTTTCTACGTGGACATCGACGGCGTCACCGCCTTCCTGCCCAACTCGCAGGTGGACCTCAAGCCCGTCAGAAACCCCGACGACTACATAGGCAAGAGGTTCGAGTTCAGGATACTCAAGTACAGCCGCCGCAAGAACAACGTCATCGTCTCGCGCCGCAAGATACTCGAGGAGGAGCGCGAGAGGCTGCGCGCCGAAACGCTCTCGAAGCTCGAGGAGGGCATGATCATGAAGGGTGTGGTCAAGAACATCACCGACTACGGCGCCTTCGTGGACCTGGGCGGCATAGACGGCCTCATACACCTGACCGACATGTCGTGGGGCAAGATAACCCACCCCTCCAACATACTGAGCGTCGGCGACGAGGTGAACGTGAAGGTCCTCAAGTTCAACCGCGAGGACGAGAAGATATCGCTGGGGCTTAAGCAGACCATGCCAGACCCCTGGCTCACGGTCGACGAAAAGTACAGCGTCGGAGACCGCGTGGAGGGACGGGTCGTCAACATCACCGACTACGGCGCCTTCGTGGAGCTCGAGGAGGGGCTCGAGGGTCTCGTCCACATCTCCGAGATGTCGTGGACCAAGATCCGCCATCCCTCGCAGAAACTCAAACCCGGGGACCGCGTGGAGGTCATGATCCTCAACATAGACGCCGCGAACAGGCGCATATCGCTGGGACTGAAGCAGGTGGAGCCCAACCCCTGGGACGAGATCGTGCGCAAGTACCCCAAGGGCTCCATAGTGAGGGGTGTGGTCAAGAACATCACCGATTTCGGCGTCTTCGTGGGCGTGGAGGAGGGTATTGACGGCCTCATCCACATCTCCGACCTCTCGTGGAAGAAGGTCAAGCACCCCTCGGAGCTCTTCACCAAGGGCCAGGAGGTGGAGGCCATGGTGCTCAACATAGACCGCGACGCCGAGCGCTTTTCGCTGAGCACCAAGGCCGTGGAGGCCAATCCCTGGGAAGGTGTCGAGGAGCGCTACAGACCCGGCATGATCGTCGAAGGCGTAGTCACGGGCCTGGCCGACTTCGGGGCCTTCGTCGAGATCGAGGACGGCCTCGAGGGGCTCGTTCACGTCTCCGAGCTCAACAGGGGCAGGCAGCAGTGCGGCGACATCAAGGTGGGCGACCACGTGGCGGTCGAGGTCCTCAACGTGGCCCCGCTGGACAGGAAGATCGCCCTGAGCATACGCGACGTGCTCGTCGAGCCCGAGCAGGAGCAGGCCGAGGCCGAGACGGAGGCGGCCGGGGAGGAAGACGCCGAGTCCTAA
- the sppA gene encoding signal peptide peptidase SppA — MRKPGFVKNLLAAVGAAFVALLVLSVLVAVVTGGEGGFGDKVAVVTIEGLIADSTETTRLLGELARRDDVKAVVLRINSPGGGVGPSQEIHREVQKLKQKKKVVASMGALAASGGYYIASAAHMIVANPGTITGSIGVIIEFVNARELLARIGLKGVVIKSGPFKDAGSPVREMTDEEKRLLQAVVDDVHSQFVDAVAEGRGLERAEVEKLADGRIFSGLQAKALGLVDRLGNLSDAVRLGSELAGISGEPSVIYPDRRLGGLWRALLGDGASALARYLGFGGGGLRILYLMGRHNSFGVG; from the coding sequence ATGAGAAAGCCCGGATTCGTCAAGAACCTGCTGGCCGCGGTGGGCGCCGCCTTCGTGGCGCTGCTCGTGCTGTCCGTACTCGTGGCGGTCGTCACCGGCGGCGAGGGCGGCTTCGGAGACAAGGTCGCCGTCGTGACAATCGAGGGGCTCATAGCCGACTCTACGGAGACGACGAGGCTCCTCGGTGAGCTCGCAAGGCGCGACGACGTGAAGGCCGTGGTCCTGAGGATAAACTCGCCGGGCGGAGGCGTGGGCCCCTCACAGGAGATACACCGCGAGGTCCAGAAGCTCAAGCAGAAAAAGAAGGTCGTCGCCTCCATGGGGGCGCTCGCCGCTTCGGGCGGCTACTACATCGCCTCGGCGGCCCACATGATCGTCGCCAATCCCGGCACCATAACGGGCAGCATCGGCGTCATAATCGAGTTCGTCAACGCCAGGGAGCTGCTCGCCAGGATCGGCCTCAAGGGGGTCGTCATCAAGAGCGGCCCCTTCAAGGACGCGGGCTCGCCGGTCCGCGAGATGACCGACGAGGAGAAGAGGCTGCTCCAGGCCGTGGTCGACGACGTGCATAGCCAGTTCGTCGACGCCGTGGCCGAGGGCAGGGGACTTGAGCGGGCCGAGGTGGAAAAGCTCGCCGACGGCCGCATCTTTTCAGGACTCCAGGCAAAGGCCCTGGGCCTTGTGGACAGGCTCGGAAACCTGAGCGACGCCGTAAGGCTCGGCTCCGAGCTCGCCGGAATCTCCGGCGAGCCGTCCGTCATCTACCCCGACCGCCGTCTCGGCGGTCTGTGGCGGGCCCTGCTCGGCGACGGCGCCTCGGCTCTCGCCCGCTACCTCGGCTTCGGCGGCGGAGGCCTCCGCATCCTCTACCTCATGGGCCGCCACAACTCCTTCGGCGTCGGCTGA
- a CDS encoding integration host factor subunit beta, with protein MTKSELIEAVSSKVENFSRKDIEVIVDTLFGSMTESLAKGEKIEIRGFGSFKVKERDGRVGRNPKSGESIYIESKRVPFFKAGKELKERVNR; from the coding sequence ATGACCAAAAGCGAACTTATCGAGGCGGTATCCTCCAAGGTTGAGAATTTCTCGCGCAAGGACATCGAGGTCATCGTGGACACGCTCTTCGGGAGCATGACCGAAAGCCTGGCAAAGGGCGAAAAGATAGAAATACGGGGCTTCGGCAGCTTCAAGGTCAAGGAGCGCGACGGCCGCGTGGGCCGCAACCCCAAGTCCGGCGAATCGATCTACATAGAATCCAAACGGGTACCCTTCTTCAAGGCGGGAAAAGAACTCAAGGAGAGGGTCAACAGGTAG
- a CDS encoding HIT domain-containing protein yields MKQLWAPWRLQYIAEADRQPPRCIFCDAASAGPPGSDGLVLRREALATVMLNKYPYSNGHILIAPASHKAAVEDLDGDESASLFSLVQRSVSVLKEAFSPDGFNIGMNLGNAAGAGIEDHLHVHVVPRWGGDTNFMPVLADTRVIPQHLEETARLLRPRFGD; encoded by the coding sequence ATGAAGCAGTTATGGGCCCCCTGGCGCCTTCAATACATCGCTGAGGCCGACAGGCAGCCGCCTCGATGCATATTCTGCGACGCGGCGTCGGCCGGCCCGCCTGGTTCCGACGGACTGGTGCTGCGCCGCGAGGCGCTCGCAACGGTCATGCTCAACAAATACCCCTACAGCAACGGCCACATCCTCATCGCCCCCGCAAGCCACAAGGCCGCCGTCGAGGACCTCGACGGCGACGAGTCGGCCTCGCTCTTCAGCCTCGTCCAGAGGTCCGTCTCCGTGCTCAAGGAGGCCTTCAGCCCCGACGGCTTCAACATAGGCATGAACCTCGGCAACGCGGCCGGCGCGGGCATCGAGGACCACCTCCATGTGCACGTCGTTCCGCGCTGGGGCGGTGACACAAACTTCATGCCCGTGCTCGCCGACACGCGCGTCATCCCCCAGCACCTCGAGGAGACGGCCCGCCTGCTCAGACCGCGCTTCGGCGACTGA